From the genome of Gymnogyps californianus isolate 813 chromosome 4, ASM1813914v2, whole genome shotgun sequence:
CAAGCCTTTTACTCCTTTCACATCCAAATGCCTTTAAACTCTGATACTCCTACTGACTCcctgaaagtggaaaaaatctgCAATATAGGCCAACGAAAATATCTTTTTGCCCGCCATTTATCTATTGATCTAACCAGGTTTAGTTTTATGTGTGTTAGGGTGATCTGGTGGCAGCTGGTTATTTGCAGCTTTCTTGGAAAACTGCCCTTGGAGAAAGCCTCTGTGGGGCTATGTCCTGTAGTTCTTCACCCAAGCAACACTGCAGCTTGAAGGAATCTGTTGCCCAGGTCGACACCAATGAGTATTTTGGTAAACTGTGGAGCTGAGTGTTTGGTTTGCGTTGTTCAGCTAACTAACAATTAGAGCATTAAATATCCCTTGGATCTCTAATTAGACTATTCTACTTGTTGGTATGTATAGAAAAGTAATTCCTGAAGTCCTGAGGTAGAAAATACGTAAGGACACACAGCGGAGGTTAAAATTAAGTACTTGGGTTTTTAGAGGAGCCCAGCTCCCGTTGAATGACGGTCTGGATGGCCAGCGAAATGCTAGCTAGGGAGATAgtgccaggagcagagctgtgctaaTGTGAAACTCTGCTCAGGTTACACTGCTGAGGAGCTGAGTATTTCATCTCAGGGGAGGCATGATGCTTGGGCAGCTGTACTGCTTTCAGGCCCTCAGCCCACACTTGGCTACCCCTTCGCCACACTGCCCGGGCAGGCACAGCCTAACTCTCAGTGAGGTCTGAGCCCCTGAGTCGTACAGTCCCCCCACTCTTAGAAGACAAGCAACTGCACAGAAGGTGTAGGCTGAGGGTTACATTTCCatatacacattttttcctgtgtttgtcTGTATTTTGGCTGTGTAACTACTGCCGAAGCATATAGTCAAATTACAAAAACACATGAAACCCCTACAAGCTTGACTTGAACTTggtgagggaagaggaaggtcatttaaattatttacattcCTAGTGGGTTAAACTCATTTCTGGCAAAAATGATTAAAGAGACTTCTGGCAGGGATAAATACATGCAGACCCCATatgtttaaagcaaaacataagGATAAACATTTTGATCTAATGCAGCTGCTTTGAAACTCAGATGTTTGAAAAAATTTCAGGAAGGCAAGAAACAACATCGTGTTGTGTTTGTAAAGGCTGACGTGTTGGGGAGGCTGGAGACCAGGCACTCCCTGAAGATATGGGGGCACTGGATCCACCCCGGCTTTGCCCATCTGCATCAGCTGGAGGGGGAATGCGAATGCAGGTGTCTGCAGGCAGTGCCCAGcaagaaaatgtgatttctcTTTCCCCGTTTCTGCAAAAGAGAATTGCTCAAACATGTCTTAAATATACCTCCTGTTCAGCAGTGTGGGTCAGAGTCCATTTGGCTGTTAGCTGCTCTTGTGGGGAAGTATAGTTCGGTCAGCAAACTCTTCCTTAATCTGCGTAAGGACTTACGAACCTAGTGTCAGAATGCAATACATCCGGGCTAGGAGCTCTTATAAGGAAGGTTTCATTGCAGTATAAATAGAAACTCAGGTTCAGCTCAGTAATACTAATGCTAATCATAGTGCTAGTAACTAGCTCTTAGATAGCATTTgagctttaaaaaggaaagtagtAGCAACACTTCTGTTTCTACAGAcaggaaaactgaggcacagaaaggcAGCATGAGCAGCTTGTGATCATCCAGCAACAGAGGCTGCACCAGTATTGTAGTATTCTGAATCACAGTCCTGTGCAGTACTCACCAGACCAGTAATTGCAGTTAAGATGACAGTAAAGAGGTCTTTCTTTGACCCAAGAAAGCTGTGACACTGGCTGGAAAAGAAATGCCACTGtcccccagctgcagccagacaGGAACCTCATTCCACGAACCCTGACATCAGTAGTTAAGGTTCTTAGCTACTGATGACTTGGTGCTATGGTTATTACAATGTAGCAGGTTTGGTggatattttaatctttaaatgtTGTATTGATTGACTTGGGTAACAGCACAACCATTTATCTTAAGAATGCAAAAAATTTTGCCTTGTCATTAATGTGGTGCCAGCTTACACTCCAACTTACAAATCTGCCTTTAGCCGATGAATGCTTGGTTGTAGTAAAAATCTAGAACTTTGCATGAGCTCTTAATGAGGGGTTGTAGGTGACCGAACTATCATCTGCTTTGTCTGGCAATCTTTAGACACTACAGAATGTCACAATTCCACCTTCAGAAAACTGCACATCTCCTGACCTTTGCTGGACCGAAGGAAATGTGACATGGACCATCAAGAACGTAACTGAAACAGAATATATCAGTAAATGTAAGTAGTAGAACTATTTCTCCTTTGGTAATATCTTTACAAATGTATATAGCTTTCTAATGGCGTTAACAACTTCAGAGTTATATCGAGAGGCACTTGCCTCTATATGGACACAAGCTACTGCTGCAGGTGCAGTCAGAGCAGCCCGTGCACTTTTATCTGGCTGCAGATGGATCTCTTTCATGCTCCCTGATATCAGTAATTGAGGTCTTCAGTATCATGTCACCCTTGCTGTTCAGGTGACTTGGAGCTGCAGTTACCTTGCTGTAATGGTTGCTTGGATATTTCCATCCCTATGCATGCCCTTCAGGACTTTCAACAGCCCTTCTCAGGCACGCAGCCACCTTTGGGAAGAGCCAACCCACCATCCGGCTCAGAGCACGCCAAAATTTCACGCCGTTGTATTCCTCTCCCTTGCACATGGtcacccagctcctgcctgccacacAGGGGTGTCTGCTGTGTATTTTATCAGCGCGTCCATACAAGAGCCCCTCTTGCCCCCTCAGACATAGCTTTGGTGGAGCAAGGGAGGTGGCGTTTTCACTCTTTGCATCACCCCCTCAGGCTGTGTGTGCTTTGGTCCCATTTTCTTAGAGGCATGTATGAAAACCAGAGCTCGGCTTGGGATCAGAAGCAAAAATGTGGCTAGGccaattcattttccttttctttttcaggccGGCATCTCTTTGCAGAAGCAGACCTGCCTGATCTTGCCATCGGTCTCATCCTTCTGGCTTTGTCCCTGCTTGTTCTGTGCTCCTGTTTGGTGATGATCGTTAAGCTGTTAAACTCTGTGCTTAAGGGACAAGTGGCAAGCGTTATCAAGAAGACAATCAACACTGGTAATTATCTGCTTTTCCTGAAGATTGTTTTCAGGAATGCCGAGGACACTGAGCACGTTTATTGATATCTCCTGTTCTGGCAGATATTATAGaatagtttaaagaaaacagtattaaacCAAAatccccgccccctccccccccgacattttttctcccaagaatattattttctttcttttaaaagtctatTAGCGAACAGCTTGCTTGAGAATTGCAGCAGATTAACAGCAACAGAGACCAAAGTCCAGGCTCTGTTTCTTGATGTATAATCATTAGCTGTTAGAAATGTAATGTTCCCATCCTCAAAAGATAGTGCTGAAGTGCTGAGATCGTGATTGCCTGCTCTGGCACAGAGCCCGCATGTTTCTTCTAAAGTAAGttgaaaaaaagtttgtagTGATTAATGATCTAATTCCCTTTGCTCGCCCTGTTCCACTGCTTAACCGTCTCTTCAGTAGGACAAGGCCGCCCTGAATAGTGGtactttctgtctttccctgtGTTCTCCAGGTGTTTTTTCAGCCTGGATCTGTTGAGTgcaaatgtgggttttttttcacttggctgctttttcttcatcctcccTTGAATGGAGAAGTTAGAACCTGTAGCAGAGCAAAGCAGTCCTGGCACATCTCTGGTTGTGGTTGGAGAGAGGGTTCACAGAAGTGGGGAAGGCAACAAAGTGGTCCCCATGatgtcttctcttctcctgggCAAAGAACACTGCCCGAATTAAAAACGAGAGGTAGAAAGTAATCAGCTGCTGGTTACTGTTCATTTGTGATCTACTCTGTGTTCCTCTGTGTCTTCCCAATTGATTAAGTCCTCACTTGGCTCACTCATAAATCTGCAGACTACAGGGGACCATTGTGCCTAGTTTCTCTAACCAGTGTGATTagcttttctttgcaagaatTAACCAGTGAATTCTTAGGAGGTGATCTGCTTGAAACTAGTTAGAACAAACCACCTGATTTTCTCAGGATGGTCTTCAGAGCTTTCTGAAGGTCCAGTCCATGCAGTGGGTGCCTGCTCGCTGAAACCAAGGCACTCAACACACCTAGAAGGTTTTGGGTTGACCTCTGTGGAAACATTTCTGGTACCTAATTGTATTACAACAGAGATGCTACCCTGGGTCAGCACAAATGTCTACCTAGTCTAGTATCCATCTCAAAGTGTATCCAGTGGTGGAAGGCTGGAGAGGGAGACAGCGAACAGAGTAACTTAGAGCAGTAGAACTGACTCTGACCCATAATTGTCATTTAAGAGACAATATGCAAACAATATATCTACATGCTTAATAGTCTTTTCACTGCTGTGTTACTGTTACATAGAGCACTCTTTTGTCCTAAAGACAATGTTCTCCCcctattttttcagatttcccatttccttttaCTTGGCTGGCTGGATACCTGGCTATGCTTGCAGGGGCTGGTATGACCTTCATTGTCCAAAGTAGTTCTGTTTTCACATCTGCTATTACACCCCTTGTTGGTAAGTTGTCAATACTGTATTCTTTATCCCCATGTTTTATCTTCTCCATCATTCTGAAACCACTcagtcctgtttcttttctcctaggCATTGGCGTTATAAGCATTGAGCGCTCTTATCCCCTTACCTTAGGAGCTAACATTGGCACAACCACAACAGCTATACTTGCAGCTTTAGCAAGTCCAGGGagtacattaaaatattcattacagGTCAGTATAAACCAATGCTTCTTTGACTTCATTTAGAAGTTGcaacttttctgaagaaaaacctGACAAAATTGGCTCTGATGCAAATATGTCACGGATGTTGAGCCTGATTTTGTGTGTGCTGTTAATGACAGCTCATTCATTTCAACTGCTAGAGCAAAAAGCTTGTAGTAAGCATTCCCAGAATGTCGATATCTAGTAAAATCTTGCTTTCATAAGTTGGGCTTGATCTGATTGAATTAATTCAGAACTGAGACAGGGTGGGCCACTTGACCCCTGAGCGTGGGGTCTCTGCAGCTTGGAATTCACTGCCCACATCCCTGACAACTCTCTTAGGTAGTCCCCTATGAGGGTTACTAATTTCTGCAAGTTCCCTCCTCAGGACCCTAAGTCTGTTCATGCAGTGTACAGGGACTCCTGTAACCTGAGTGACGGCTGTACAACCCTTAAGATGGCAAGCTGTCTACCTGCTTGAGGTTGCAGTGAGCATCATGGCATCTATTTTCACATTGTAAATGTAATCTGAGTGGGTTTTATTGAATTCCTTGTTGCCTCAGACTATTTGAAAAGTGGGCAGCCTGGCTTTGGGCTCCCATTTACCGCCCAGTAAAGAACATTCCAGGCAGCAGATAACATTTGAATGAACCCTCTACATCAAAGAGTGAAAAGATAATGAAGTGTCCTTTGTGAATAGGATGAATGTTTTTTACTAGCCACaataaatcaagaaaattaCAGAAGCCATTTTATTGTCCTCAGGCATGATAGAACAGATGTAATCATGAGAAGATATTATCTTGACCAAGCTCAGATTTCATGATAACTTGCTGTTTTTATAAcgtactttaaaaataaacccctgTACTTTCATATTTACTTTAGTCTGATAACAGTTatagaatgaaaataagataAGGTAAGCAGGGAATGTACTGTTTTGTTCAGTATATGCTTATTCTGTCTAAGCGACTTCTCAAAGCTTTAGCAAGCAGGTGTCTCcacacttaatttttaaaaaacaattttgaagtATGTGAATCAAATGATTATGAAAGACCCAGACAAAGTCACATTCCAGGAATCTCCTCAGTGCCCTGTAAACTTTTAGCTAATTTTTGTAAAATCCAGGTTTGTATCATTAACAATTTCTCAATAGCCTGTATGCAACATCTAATTTACAGTTCCcatcttttcactgaaaacttaTGGGTGCAGAACCCAATAATGAACAGTTCTCATGTGATTCTCATGCCTTACTAACAACGGGACTGTTTCCTGATAGCTGTTTCGTTTGTCAGCTTTATTTCTGATGGACTCCATTTCTTGCAGTTGAAAGCCACGTTTTGAGActtctccatctgtggagaGATACGTCATCCCCTCTAGGCTTGCCTTGTGTCCAAATGCTGTCTCCTGTTTGTAGGCAGTGATCTTTACAATGTGTGAGGTATTACTGAGTCCTTGCTTTGTGCTAGGAAAGGCCCTGCAGTGAAATAGCAcgaaagacaagaaaaaaaaatggggagcAAGGGAAGGGAAACTATGGAGTCTTAGTGCCACTGGAAGTTATCATCATGTGGGTAGGAACATTTAAAGGCATTTTAGCTAATGAACTTCtcaaatgtttttgctttcagattgCCTTGTGCCACTTTTTCTTCAATATCTCTGGGATTATTCTGTTTTACCCACTACCTTTTACCCGGCTGCCAATCCGCTTGTGCAAGGCCTTGGGAAATATAACAGCCAAGTACAGATGGTTTGCTATATTTTATCTTCTcgtctgcttctttcttttgcctttgtttgTATTTGGTCTGTCACTGGCAGGCTGGCCAGTCCTTTTGGGTGTTTGCCTTCCCctgtttgctctttttattgctgtggTTGTAATTAATGTTATGCAGTCGAAACGACCACATTCACTGCCTGAGAAGCTCCAAAATTGGGATTTCCTACCCATCTGGATGCACTCCCTAGAGCCCTGGGACAATATAATTATGTCTTCGGTCTCCTTTTGTGGGAAACACTGCTGCGGCTTCTGCAAGTGCTGCAAAGTCAATGCAGAACAGGAGGGTGCCAAAGACAAGCAACTAAAAACTATGGAAGTTTATGAAAACGCCATTGCGATGGCTGATGAAGAAAGAGGTGGAAGAAGGGCACCGGCTGCAGCTTGTGTTGAAAAAACAGGCACAAACAACACGGCCTTATAGTAGCGGATCAACCCATATTAGCAGAGATACAGCACAGGACAGTCAGGCTCTTGAAAACCACCTTGGACAATGCACTGAGGACAAAGTGAACATTTTGTTAGGTTCCTGCAGCCAGTGATATATCACTTATCAAGGAATGGAGTCAAACAAGCTTGACAGAGTCCCTAAAAAATCTATGATCAGTTGAAAAGCTAATGACAAGCTAATGTTCGCTTACAGAGGATCTACTGCGGTACCTTCATCCAATGCTATCAgtagcaaacaaaagaaaacctgatGTAGTCCCATGAAGAGAGGGATGAAAGGAGTGGTGATCAATTCAAActtaactgaaaaacaaaaaaacaaacaatgcaCCTGTAGAACAGCCTTTCTGACTTACTGGCTTATTCAGCGGAAGTTGCTTTATAATACCTAAAAAGCTctggaaatggaggaaaaaaaaaaagaaaaaaaagagaatcctAATGTTTTCATTGGTCTGTTTGCAGTggtcaaaatggaaaatagttttCCCAGTACGGACAAAATCTATTCTATGTGTGTGAAGGAAAACGAAATGCTGGGACATCCTTCAGAAGCTCTGGGAGTCCTACTCTGGCATAAGGGTGTGCATAGGCCCATTTTGAGCCCTCTCTGTCTCCTTTAACACCGGGGACAGGAGTTATAATCTTTTATTATCTCAAGCTAAAGGCCATAGAAGTAATTGCTGAtgcctctgcctgctgggttTGGAGACACTGGGTGGCTACCAAAGGGCTTGATGGACTCAGGATGTGGTTGTGTGGCCATTCCTCTCTCTAGATGGTCCTCTCCAATCCTGTTCACCATGTAAGCCCCCAATCAGAGGAATGGTGCAGGAGTGAGGACAAGAGGCCAGTGTAGGGGAGGAGACAGCCACCCAAGCCTGGGCTGACACCAGGAGATCTGTGTGCGACTGTGGCTCTGTTTGGCTGAGCCACAAAACGACTTTTCAGAGTAGCGGTGGAGACTGGCTTTAGAGCTACAAAAAAGGGAACCTGGAGAGCAGATTATGGCTAGCACAGGATGTATGGTAACGTTTACTGGAGAGAAAGGAGTGTTCACTCTGCACCATCACTTTGTGCTCTGAACCACCCTCCTTGGAAATAATGTGAATTTTACTGGCAATTGTATGTAGCAATCCAAATCCCAAATAAAATCCAGAAGTAGTGTAGTCACTACCATGTGTAGTCAATCCATAGGTAGTGTAGCACTTGGTGGGAAGCTGCTTGTGCTCAAATCTTACTGatgtttttgtaaatgcttGTGAGGCTGCTCTGAATCATGCGCTGACAAAAGGCATAATTTCAATGTcagaaaaagagcatttcaaAGATGCACTGAGTACTTCTGCTGGCCTTCAATAGCTAGATATCAGTGACTATGGGATAATACCTGAAGTCCAACCactaacactaaaaaaaaatcaggtggCTGAGTGTAGGCCAAGTGTCATTTAGAGCCAGTTTACATGGCTGAGTTGTAGATTAAGTTtgtaatggaaatgctgagaaGACCCTTAGTTTAACATAGCCACTCAGTGCTGCTAGAACACATTTACTTCTGAAtagttgtttgttttcagcagagctcCGGAATTCAGTAGGTTGAATTAAGCTATCATCAGGTAAATATGTACATTTTAGAagtgaaaattgttttcatttactttttcaaaCTGATATTTAAACTGGCAAACTATGTTGCCgaaaatgtgtttgcaaattGCATTCATACTGAGATTCCAACTGTTTCTGTAATTGTGAGCCAGTGACAAAATGCTTAGAATCAGAGTGGATTTCTAAAAGTATCTAGTTTTGGTATAGTTCTGCTCTTTTGGGGTTTAGTAGCAGAGAGCAGAGTTATGCCAAActactcttttaaaaattattttccttgtccTTCATATAgttgaaacagaattttgtcAGCACCTCATTTTTAAAGTGGAATCTTGGTATCTTCAATTACTCTTCTTCATTTTATTGTCATAATTCTGAATGCTTTCAgaatctgtttctttaaatcCCTGTGTACAATTCCCATGCTCTgtttctttgggaaaaatatgagaaaaatatcCAGAATTCTTTCCAAGTTATCTCAAGTTTCCATTGACCACCTATtgaaacaggaaacattttaatctaCTTTTACTTATTTCTTAAACAACGTGCACCTTATTTTGCATCTTGAAGTAAAGCCGTCAAGCACAGTGATAATAACTGTGGGAAAGCAGTTCTTACTAAAGAATCAGGGTAATAATTAATAGTCAGACATATCAGTACTTTACAGTTCCTCATTGTAACATTTCCCCTATGATCTACTCAGTTCTTactctcctctctccttgctcCAGGC
Proteins encoded in this window:
- the SLC34A2 gene encoding sodium-dependent phosphate transport protein 2B; amino-acid sequence: MAPWPEVEKPETNNYIGDSSIQNQNMAGKEGENHKGNVASLGNKGEIQPAFSTIALIDETRPEEGDPWALPELQDTGVKWSELDRKGKIIRVLYGIGKFIMLLGLLYFFVCSLDVLSSAFQLVGGKAAGDIFQDDSVLSNPVAGLVIGVLVTVMVQSSSTSSSIVVSMVSSTLLTVQSAIPIIMGANIGTSVTNTIVALMQAGDRNEFRRAFAGATIHDFFNWLAVFVLLPIEVISGYLYHLTSAIVESFHLESGEDAPELLKVITDPFTKLIIELDKSVINAIATNDESAKNKSLVKVWCVTETNVTLQNVTIPPSENCTSPDLCWTEGNVTWTIKNVTETEYISKCRHLFAEADLPDLAIGLILLALSLLVLCSCLVMIVKLLNSVLKGQVASVIKKTINTDFPFPFTWLAGYLAMLAGAGMTFIVQSSSVFTSAITPLVGIGVISIERSYPLTLGANIGTTTTAILAALASPGSTLKYSLQIALCHFFFNISGIILFYPLPFTRLPIRLCKALGNITAKYRWFAIFYLLVCFFLLPLFVFGLSLAGWPVLLGVCLPLFALFIAVVVINVMQSKRPHSLPEKLQNWDFLPIWMHSLEPWDNIIMSSVSFCGKHCCGFCKCCKVNAEQEGAKDKQLKTMEVYENAIAMADEERGGRRAPAAACVEKTGTNNTAL